The window ttttcaagGGTGAAAGACaatgttaaggatgtacgagcaccaaggcaattttaaataaaaagagaagaattttcaataattttctaacaTCCTTCAGTCTTGTAAACGATCATTTTTGTGTGCTTTTAacaataaagttattataattcGAATAcgtttaattaacttaaaatagATAAGACAAGGCAAGATAAgactcttatttatttataacaacttttggtataatttaaccaattaacatctttgaaaattgatttcagcacttgaaaaaaaccaaacttTTGTGCAGCTTTGGTCCTCTAACACTTGTTAAAAGTGGCCTGATCTCCTACTTGCTGTATAaagagtttttcatttaaaatgatataactttaaacaatatttgtatgagaatacatgaaaatttttaaacacagtatttaaatacaatttttcgtttACTTGATCGAATAAATTCGGTTCGATACCAACGATGGCTTTGTTTGTGCTTACTTTTAAGGGCACTCGAATAAACGGATATCTGAGACACTAGGGAAGTGgaatacctctataagtgagaaaaattttcaagactCTTGATATCTCTCTTAACCAGGTTTCACTGCATAATACAACATTAATGAGTGTGAGAGACacatatacattaagcaatgcgTATAAGAAATACACTATTACATGTGAGATTGCATGTTTTTATTGCTACTATTATACTGCTACTCATAAGCATGCAAGCAGACAtataatagtatctttcttatacacactGCTTAATGTATATGTAGTCTCCCACACTCATTGATATAATTATAACTTTCCTAATATTATCTACATCGCATTGACCAGCGACGCTACGACTTGCATGTGGCTGGTATCATATATCATACAAATTTGCCATAAAATCCGATAGACAATAGTTTAAAGTTATATCATTTTAAGTGGAGCACTCTTTATTTGCTTAACAagtatagttttaaacaatatcgTGTAGTACTAGTGCAAGGattctttttattatgtttgttcAAAAGACAATGCtgtgatgattttcaaaaatatattttcatagtatTTTTGAACTTATAACCCTTGACCTAGTAACACTCGCATGTTGTCAGCTGCCAAAAATCTGGTATTGATATAGGTTGTAGATCAGAACCGAACTACACTCTTCTATATGATTTCCAATCGTCCGAATTGTACTGGGAGTAGTCTCTGACTCCCTCCACCCACACTGAAAGTTGGTGGAAAATATGCATGGCTTTATGAGTTTCCAAAAACCTGAGACCACTGTAGCCTTTTAGATTTTCCATATAATTTCCAATCCCTGGGTGTTACTGTAAGTCGCTATTCCCTTTTAAACTATGCAACATTGGCATTAGATAGTTGCCTCCAGTATCACTCGTGCATGTCAAAATTTTGTGGGAAAGCGCGATTTTGGGCTATTCTACAAAAGTAGTATCCAAGAGCTACATCAGGGGAGAGTGGCAATGACGTCAAGCtatgtaattttctttataaattttttttgccacaaTGAAAATGGTTTGCAATTTAAGTTGCGGTATATGGACATAATAAAAGCTGCGATAGAGGCTACATGGAGGGAGGAAGGGGTTCCAAAGAGGCTTTAATTGAGACACATATTTGTAGGATTGCCACCTCAGTCAGGTCTCTCGCCCGCCACATTATGCAAGGTGGTGTTGTGGGAGAGGGGGGGAGGGGTTAGTATTGCAGTGTGAGGCGTGAAATTCAATTtcgtcatatttaatttatttcaactacatcaagtatgaaataatataaatatattcgaaatttttacattttgtctATCATTTTTCACGAAAACTATTAGTCAGTTTGTTTTGGCATTAATCCTTAAGTATCTATCAACACTTAATCACAAGGTatagacataaaaattttacacaagcaTAACTCAAACAATACGAACAAAGCTGAACGTGACTTAAACAGAACGaacataaaagttttacaactgatttcttatcgtgataccaacaaaataagcGGAAATGTCttataaatactaaaatcatgaacaaaatAAATGCTCAATAGTCTGATTACTTAGGTCAAATTCATCTGGTGGCAATTCAGTAATCATAAtgctaatttttgctttttcgacACTGACCACGCGGTggtccgaaaattttcaaaagcccATCACTGCCGGACGAGTCCCGAGCAGGTGGCAACCCTAGGTTTTTGGCAGCTCGTTTACATAACGTATATGTACTACACGATATAGAGGATTTGACATCTTATGGAAAAGTGTGATTTTGATCTGATCTACAACATATTTTAATGCCATGTTTTCGGCAGTTGACGACATTCAAGTGTTACTAGTTCCCGGGCTAttgattatattatgtatatgtaattatattgtgtgtgtatgtttgtgAGCATGCGTGAATATAGAGGGTAACTGATGAGAGGTGCTGTAATGACTAGGAGATACTGTactcacaaaaaaatgtttttttttttcgtttttttgaaaatttaaatttaaaaaaaaaattatgttattaatatttaaaaaaagaaaaattgaaagagatattatatatgaattgaaactgtaaaataaatatttgtagttttaattttttgagtaaaattttaagtaaaaggtgttgtttttttttttttttttcattgtttatacACTTATTCGATCCTTTTCCTTATACTTTTAACTTTTGGAAAGCATGAGAAAAATTAGGAACAATCAGAATGGATTTTCTCAAAGTATAATATCTCGAAATTATTCTCTGACGGATACTTTTCGAGTTATTCAACAATAATCGACGGACTCTCTGACGCTCGAGAGCAGGTAGCAAAACTTTAAACtcatttttctcaaaactatGTTTATAAGATCGCACTGACATTTAAAAACCAGTTGgtggatttaaatgaaatttatacaaatttttaaaaacttattaaactAGTACCTGATCGAATCCTGAACCTGATCTTTCGTGCCTCTAACTGCCCCTAACcccttaaaattcaaaattcgtaAGAGAAATGATATTTGAATTCAAAGATCTATTtcgggaaaataaaaattttcacctcTTAGTTGAACGGAAAAAGTTTTCCCATTTTTAATGCAACGGAATGATAAAGTTTTGGTACTTTTTCTGAACTTAATCACTTCGATCAGGTaccatttttttggtaaattcagGAAACAAAGCTTTTGTCTCCAAAATgttataaaagtgttttttttttttaccttactTCTTGAATATCTTGGTTTAAAGCAGGGATGCAATTCTTAATTTTGGGGGTATATATCTTACGTTATTtggcatttttttaaagatctaCCTATCGACAGTTCACTTGAAGGAGCTTCTGAAAAATGTATTAATGacataaaaatcaaaactttgaattattttagggataaactatataaaatatgtatgccCCACCTGAACCTGAGCTGTCTCTGGATTTGACTGAATAACTAATCGTTTTGCCTCCgctgttataaaaaatttctgaacAAGCATCACCCCCTCACCCCAATCTAAAACTTTACTACACAGTTACGTTCATGGtgtaacatattaaaaattcaatcctTCAATATCCTCGCGAtctctaataaattaaaaatatatacacgacaatttttatccaaaatttactTTGTTAATGGTAACATTtacaacaattataatttttcaagaaatttgaaatttccgattttccgaTTTTGGATATACTGCTCAGAGAAATTATAAATCATTCGTGaagtttctgtaaaaattttgcctgaatgaaatcatcaatattttggattttataaacaaaaacttgttaaacataattttcaaatatgccGGTAAAAACATTGACTTGAAATAAGCTCTagaccaaaaataaattttaaatctatggcggaaatattcaaatgtgataaaaaatatttctttttagttgaataatattatttagcttgaatttatctatattataaaaatgatatatttcttaaaaaagaaattatttatgtaattaaaattttttaaattacttaagaaaatttataaaacgtaattttataagtaaacaatgtTGCTATATATAATGCAACAGATGTATTCGATTCACaaaattatactaaataattatataaaataaatttttaattttatgaagattcatcatttttatttagaacTACACTACggaagtatattttaaaaaattattacatatttgaaaaaaaaaatttgttggtagGTAAGTGAGAAACTgtaaaatcgttaaaaatcGCTTTCGacgaacataaaatttatattttgatcaatttgCTGCATTAACGGAATTAGAATTAAATCTCgtgaacataaaattaatattcattaatggcgttaaattaatttaaatactcGAAAGGACTTTTCAGTTAGATGTGATTGGAAAAAGATTGGCAAGAAAGGATTATACATTGGAGACAAAGAAGAATAACTTGCAAGAATATTTGATAATTGTTTAGATCGAAATGAATTAGTTGGCAGCGACATAGTATATATGAAAATTCTTTTTACgcccaaaaatattattgcagTCTATAAAACGCGTCTATATTAAGTAATCAGGGTCAAATTTACACAAAGTTCCGCCCTTGGGTAATGGCAAAAATTCAGCCCTAAGTTTCTTCAGCTAGTTCTGATACAAtcatatgcaaaaatattttgaccgtTCGATCAATTTTCCGCACACAAATTTTTCGGCAGCCATGGCCCATTTGGCCCAATATGTAAATCCATGCCTGCCAGTACTATGTCCGACAGTGATGcgagtattttatatataaaacgaaAAAGTGCATGGAAATGATTCATGCGACACCGAAAACTATTTGTGAATATCGTAATACAAACGGCCTCAACAGTTATTGTAACATCGACAGActccaaaaaataaaagttaaagagTAATATTCGTatagaatttgaaaaatttcaagctctcaaaactttttaataagttATGAGTATGACGAATCGCAAACTTGAGCGATTCTGTTCATGGAGACTAGATAGGTTTTAAACCCCCACCACTCTCTCCTGTGATAATGGGGCTATAAATATAAGCTGCAAAACTTTTCTACGACTAAATATCTCTTAAATTTACGGTGGAATAATTGGCTCGTCTGAAAATCagttataaattctaaaaatcttATTGCACCGAccaacttaaaataatttatataaaaattaatattggaaaatacttaaattttaaaatttaattaaaataaatatataaattggaaATTGTCTTTGAAATGaactgtaattttatttattaaaaaaattaataattataccatttaattaactcaatttcaaaaaaagcatatatcagtttttaaaatatacattttagaGAATGCacgtaagtaaattttaaatataatattaattgataattttgattaaaatgattatgatataaaacttaattgaattattcgtaaaaagatttattaaaatatattttaaattcgaatttttgGGATATTCAAAAATGCCGGTAAAAACATTGATTTGAAACGAGCTCTACACAGAATAAAAGTAACTAGATATTTAGGGGACATGAAATAACCATAAATTCTTTTGTTTCATTATATATACTACTGTTTCACAAAGGATCAACACAAAAACAAGACCccaaaaatattacaaacaataatttacaataaatttttattaaaaacaatgtgTACAGTAATTcgtaaaaaatgtgttttcatttataaataatgaaaaattgtacaaaataatacaaaaaaacggTGAATAAAAATTCTCTACCCAAagtaatagaagaaaaaaaaagtgaaataaaattcgAGTGCAGTGTACCAAATacaatatattcatattatctTTGTCTGTTGCATGTAAACGTGTATAATGTGATGTTTatgaattttgtgttttatgatATCCAAGCACAGCAGGTCGGTACTTTGTGGTTCTGATGGCTAGCGCTTTTCGGCTGGCCAACAacctttttgaaacaaataattttttatattttaattcatataaatcaTGTATACATCAATTAAAAtcacgataaaataatattttaaaatttattttttgcatataaatttcataaatttaaacataataaaaattttgacaatttttttttctcattatttttgcaaagtgtgtttttgtgtgaaaaaaatataaacaaagtgattattttgttgttaaaacCAGATGGGAAATGAGTAGTGCAGGTTTATTAGCAGACATGCCTTTGTCAAGAACACATCCATTTACGGTCCCATCAACTGGTGGAGGCATTACATCTCATATGAGTTACATACAAGAAGCAAGTAATTTACCACCTTTAAAGTCTGTTTTAAAGGATCAACAACCAAATTCATTAGCCGGGAGTGTGAGTAGCACGAGTAGTAGTCAATTACCCGAAGTTGTTGTATCATCCACGGGAAGTTCTGGAACACAACAGCAATGTATCACCCATAGTAGTGGAATATGTTTACCATCGAATTCACATAGTCGACAACCAAGTGGAAAATCAACCACTGGTACATCAACAAGTTCACCACAAAGCGCTCAACCATCACCCCAACCACCGTTAGAAAAACCGAATACAATGGTTGCAACCCCCGAACAAGTGATGAAATtatatagtaataaattaaCACCGTACGAACATCGTGAGATTTATACGTATCCTCATGTTTATTTTATCGGAGCAAAAGCTAAGAAACGTCCTGGTATTATTGGGAATCCAAATAATTGTGATTATGATAACGAACAGGGATCATACATACATATCCCTCATGATCATGTAGCATATCGTTATGAAGTATTGAAAGTGATCGGGAAGGGTAGTTTTGGACAAGTTGTGAAAGCATACGATCATAAAACACATGAACAAGTTGCATTGAAAATGGTGAGAAATGAAAAACGATTTCATCGTCAAGCACAGGAAGAAGTACGTATCCTGGAGCATTTAAGGAAACAGGATAAGGATAATACTATGAATATAATTCACATGTACGATCATTTTACATTTCGTAATCATATGTGCATCACGTTTGAACTGTTATCAATAAACTTAtacgaattaataaaaaagaataaatttcatGGATTTAGTTTACAATTAgtacgaaaattttcacattcGTTGTTACAATGTCTGGATGCgttatataagaataaaattatacattgtgACATGAAGCCGGAGAATGTTTTGTTGAAACAGCAAGGACGAAGTGGATTAAAAGtaactatacattttttttaattgtttttttatcttaaatttatttttctgtattcCCTAGcctaaaatattaactttttggCCGCATTTGACTCTCGAAAGAACTAGTCCCGGGAAAATTCTTCATTGAGctgatgattaatttttgtaggatcTCGTTGAAAACATACTCCTGAATCTAAAAGTGTAGGATACCGGTGGGTAACCCGGTTGGatattgtttatgtttatacatagtatattaagtttagtcccaagtttgtaacgcttaaaaatattgatgctacgaaaaaaattttggtataggtgttcataataataatgggggtttaacctccgttttggTGACGCATGCCTtgtcacagaggccacccacatcattatttgttaatctttatttattccattacaaacatatttacaattacatttttgatgtgggtggaatcggttacttcgttcttatccaagcgacgacactGTGATCAATTCTGAACtcccattatttataaattttttacactgccgctgcctggattcgaacccgcaacctaagtctaaattgtccaacgttctaaaactagcgccttagaccgatCGACCATTTAGGCTCAAGAATCATCTAATAAgaaggtgttcatagaatcatctaattagtccattttcggttgtccgcccgtccgtctgtgaacacaataactcaaaaacgaaaaaatatatcaagctgaatgtaaaaaatggtccttataaaaaaataaacaacttttgtttgaaacttttttttgtaaacatcactatttactcaCGAGGgtacacattagatgcaaattttatagtgtgtatCAATATGGGATtattagttatgtgtgtgtgacatgtataggttgtgtaatgtgatagagtaatcaacactgtctatacatggatTTCAacaataactcagtcaattttttttttcacttattttttaaacaaatgagtaatattgaccgaatcgcttcggaacaaattttatcatataactgggtcaaaaccaacaaaaaaattttcttagatatttttctctaaaccctCCACTTTTGgagtaaaaaaattcgtaaaatttgaaaaaacgtgatttttacgattttcatctCTCAAAAAGCatatgaaaaaatcagatttttattatgtactagcttgatacccgctcgcttcactgggcttaaaagtaaaaaccaccattttatagcctccacctctcttgatctcacttatttcCCTTCCATAatacttgaagggattgttttacgcagctaaaagatatgcacagttttcaattttttaaattgtaaaatagtcataattgattgagtatgtcagaaaaagtggccatgatttgtttgacatttactgttttaaatttttactgaaatctctaatttatggttcaaaataatgatcacagatagaacaaaatgatcatcattttgaaccataaattagagatttcagtaaaaatttaaaacagtaaatgtcaaacaaatcatggccactttttctgacatactcaatcaattttgttctatctgtgaTCATtgttttgaaccaaaaattaaagatttctgtaaaaatttcaaatagtaaatatcaggttaattttatagctcatgtgttattctgatgcatgagctatattgctgtaaagtttcattaaaaaccattcgctagtttttgcgtgaaagcgtaacaaacaaacaaacaaacatccttactttcacatttataacatatagtgataaaacttttatttgtagtgtaatGTTTACTCAACAATATCccgcaaaaatttttggcctgattgaattttaaatgcttgattgttaattgttaagagagcgcgcgaaaaatcatccaaaaataatgattttctgttctatactagaaagatggaattttcaccaatcgactcaaaataaagtcaaattaacagaaaagttcgaaaaatttcatttttcacaatGCAACCTCccggaaaattggaaaaacgggtaataattaatcatgctcaatgacgAATTTTGCCTTGACTAAACGACATCAGTGGCTTGctaaaactaaacaaattaaaGCGTGCTCTGATTTTTGTTAGTATAGCAACACTTTATTGACATGatctgtcaaaataaatttaatagaccttttcattttaaaaagtgattatcttttgtttcggacagtttgttaaaaaactaatgtgataaaatgaataacaaacatCTTGTGTCTTTGTCCAACTAATTACTGTCTGTCCGAAACAATAAAGAATCGTAATTAGAATGAAAAAGTCTAttggtaatttaataattatgcgTTCCTTATTTTACCGCGCTTGGATGTAAAATTCTCAAAAACggtaacaaatttttacattcaaatggGTGATTTTCTCCTTCttatggtttattttatgaaatatactagctgtgaactacccgctttgctgggcaacatccccacttgcacccctccctccacatttccttgcgtgggataacaattttgtaatgtacacgtcatgctcttttatttgataccccacttaggtatatttgtaaatattcgataattccttcccactttctcgctacacctttctaccctccgaaggttaaaagtagataaaaacaatagatctttgaagctgattgtatatcgtgtcaatatttgagcttaatcgatgcacaacttttttagtttttgaagcatatccctttcaacccctatttcaaccccttactctactataatatggatgtattatacataaaaaccttcctcttgaatcactctatctattaaaaaaaaccgcgtgcgtagtttcaaaaatttaagcgtacaaagggacatagagACATaaggacagaaaaagcgactttgttttataatatgtagtgattatTACTGCAGGAAATAAAGCATTTGACGAAGGAATCCTagtcagtagatttttatgggagccgaTGAAAAATGTTTGCCTGAGTGTACTTAACAAAGTCATAAATACAAGAGAACCtgctttttcgattttcacCCATAGGGTGGGACACAAGTACCCTTATTTCGGACACCACATTCTCtctttacatttgaaaaaactattgtatttaatattatgaacCATTCctaacattttttggtttttgacattttttttagcctcaacgttttcgaaaaataagcatttgaaaaaataaaattatttatctcatCATTTTCGATATACaagcgtttaaaaaaaacgtgtttttgtcaaaaatttattattgacgtaaaataaagattattttgtgattctggtcaaaattttgatttgaaaatcatatgatattatattttggacaaataTAAAGACTTTTTGACTCTTGACTACCTTACCTCAACGTTTCCGATTTataagcgtttaaaaaaaacgCGTCTTCACCTTATAATTTTagctataattttttcaaacgcttgtatatcgaaaacggtgaggtaagatgaaaattgtcaaaagtcAAAAAGTCTTTATAACtgtccaaaattttaaatcatgtgGTTTTCAAATCAAACTAGTGaccaaaatcacaaaataatctttatattcGCCAATAACAAATATTCTGCAAAAcacgttttttttcttcaaacgcttacatatcgaaaacggtgagatAAGGTAAAAATATCAAGAGTCAAAAAGTCTTTataattgttcaaaataaaaagtcatataGTTTGCActtcaaatttttgaccagaaccgcaaaataatcttaaattcTCGTCAATGACGAATTTTCGACAAAAAGTGAATAGTGAATCgaaaatataatccaaaataCAATTTGCAattgcttttaaattaaattttcgaccagaaccaaaaaatattctttattttccaCAATAACGAATTTTCGGCAAAAATCtgcgttttattttttcaaatgcttatattgCGAAAACGATGAGGCtagataaaaaatgtcaagaatCTAAAAATGCTGGGAATTGttcacaatataaattataatagtttCTTTAAATGCAAAGTAAAGAGAACGAGATGTCCGGAAATAGGGTACTTCTATCTCACCTTGTGGGgataaatcgaaaaagcacaagttCTCATGTATATGACTTTTTCTAAGTACACTCAGGCAAACATTTTCCATCGGCTCCCATTTAAATCTACTGACGAGGAGTCAATTCCTCAGTTGGactgttttttcggttttatttcctcgattatttatgattttcaattgTCTAGTCCAATTTGAATAGGTTGTACAgattttcaaagttttgaaACATAACAAACATAATACATCCCCCTCCCTTCCTTTTGACCTTCAATACAGTTCATTAATCTATATTTTCGGGGGAAATATGACTGAAAAATATAAtctatcaaatatatatatataaaatgctaATGTTAGTACGTGAAGACATGGTTTTCACTATGACCACCAACTCCAATCAACTTCCCGTTGGGGCGGTAAATACCCTTTGGTCTCATGGTGAAAGTAAGGGAGTTTGGTTGCGGTGGGTGGAAGTGAGTGgcaataatgttaaaaaatatatatttgtccTTTTCTTACTCATGTGaactttcggaaattttcagaacAAATTTCTAGGATGATCTAAAAAGTTCCAAAATGTGTGTAACGGtcaaaatcgattcgaaattttctagaaagttctagaaatgaTCTAGatcatatatataattatgatcAACTTTAAACTGACCACCGAGAGCTGTTAGCGCCAGCTGTCTGCGACCAGTAGAACTATCAAGCCAGAACCGGACATGAACTTTCTGGACCTTATTCCGAAATTgaaatcttttaatttcaacCAAGTTTAGTGGTTTTTTCTAgggttttattgttaaaagtatgttatttatattaaaatattctgtctggatataaattttgttaaatttaacgaTTTTCTAACAAGGAAAAGTACAATAGAAgctaatagaatagaataaaacCCTTCTTTTCAATATTCTTTTAACCAGAAGAATCTAGAACAACCTCAGGGTATAAAAGGAGGCTCTCTTGGTGACTTGAGTCTGTCTTTCTTGAGAAACTAAAGACTTCAGATCTAAAATGAAACTAAAGAATCAATGATAGgcatattaatcaaataaaatttttgaaaatgtttctaactTTGAAAGTGGTATACAACTAAATATTCTAGAGTGTTCTGGcaatcgaaattttgaaattcgaCGGTATATAGACCAAAATCCAGTGACTTTTCGTCAGTCTGATCGTGTTTACAGTCGAGAGaagattaattgaaattaagagTGAACAGTAATGAAACAAGTTCAAGTGAAAAATTCTAGGGTGTTCTGG is drawn from Chrysoperla carnea chromosome X, inChrCarn1.1, whole genome shotgun sequence and contains these coding sequences:
- the LOC123302154 gene encoding dual specificity tyrosine-phosphorylation-regulated kinase 2, yielding MPLSRTHPFTVPSTGGGITSHMSYIQEASNLPPLKSVLKDQQPNSLAGSVSSTSSSQLPEVVVSSTGSSGTQQQCITHSSGICLPSNSHSRQPSGKSTTGTSTSSPQSAQPSPQPPLEKPNTMVATPEQVMKLYSNKLTPYEHREIYTYPHVYFIGAKAKKRPGIIGNPNNCDYDNEQGSYIHIPHDHVAYRYEVLKVIGKGSFGQVVKAYDHKTHEQVALKMVRNEKRFHRQAQEEVRILEHLRKQDKDNTMNIIHMYDHFTFRNHMCITFELLSINLYELIKKNKFHGFSLQLVRKFSHSLLQCLDALYKNKIIHCDMKPENVLLKQQGRSGLKVIDFGSSCYEHQRIYTYVQSRFYRAPEVILGARYGMPIDMWSLGCILAELLTGFPLLPGEDESDQLACIIELIGMPPKSLLDSAKRTKNFISSKGFPRYCTASTLPDGTTVLSGGLSRRGKARGPPGSRDLKRALKGCDDALFLDFIRRCLEWDPEYRMTPSAALRHSWLRRRLPRAPHDATLQAARAASCSRAAAKVGTLATTAPSLHTTHKLRTQLSDDRSSTIHSRHSNHSSGKLPSIT